In one window of Ignatzschineria indica DNA:
- a CDS encoding basic amino acid/polyamine antiporter: protein MGQSKGGKLGLIALIAIVMSSMIGGGVYSLPQNIAQYSAPGPAIIAWIITGIGLFFIANSFSILANARPDLKAGIYMYAHEGFNPFAGFLVAWGYWLMTIFGNVAFAVILMDALNTFFPGVFTNGNNLTSIICGSILIWGYNLLVSRGVKVAGFINFIGTIGKTIPLLIFIIVVGVMLDYSNLTHNFWGNDPHTMSELGSPGRQITNPLMVTLWVFVGVEGAVVLSGNAKNPKDVGKATLIGFFLSLFIYIALSILPYSVASQDTLAKMATPSTAEVLKLVIGEAGSMIMSIGVIISVMTGWLAWTMLCAEIPMAASENGTFPKFLSIKNGRGAAKYSLLISSAIMQIAMILVYFSKNAWNTMVDITSVMVIPAYLATTLFLFKYALKGDNEVIKKRRILALMSGLVGFLFCAFMLYASNPLYVAVIPLLLTLGVPLYIWAKKESRTTQNGTIETTEAQKEKERLFRRDELLYLILLLILDAVAVTALFLMLFKH, encoded by the coding sequence AGCACCCGGTCCGGCGATTATCGCTTGGATCATTACGGGTATTGGTCTCTTCTTTATCGCAAACTCTTTTAGTATCTTGGCAAATGCGCGTCCAGATCTAAAGGCGGGAATCTATATGTATGCTCATGAGGGCTTTAATCCCTTTGCCGGCTTTTTAGTCGCTTGGGGTTACTGGCTGATGACGATCTTTGGTAACGTTGCTTTTGCCGTGATCTTAATGGATGCGCTCAATACCTTCTTCCCGGGCGTCTTTACTAATGGTAATAATCTAACTTCCATCATCTGTGGCTCGATTCTGATCTGGGGCTATAATCTACTCGTTAGTCGCGGGGTAAAAGTTGCCGGCTTTATCAACTTTATCGGGACGATCGGCAAGACCATTCCCCTTCTAATCTTTATTATCGTTGTGGGCGTTATGCTCGATTATAGTAATTTGACACATAACTTCTGGGGGAATGATCCCCATACAATGAGCGAGCTTGGCTCACCGGGGAGACAGATCACTAATCCCTTAATGGTAACTTTATGGGTCTTTGTAGGGGTTGAGGGTGCCGTTGTCCTCTCTGGGAATGCGAAAAATCCCAAAGATGTAGGAAAAGCCACTTTGATCGGCTTCTTCTTAAGTCTCTTTATCTATATTGCGCTCTCTATTTTGCCCTATAGTGTGGCGAGTCAAGATACTTTAGCGAAGATGGCAACACCCTCTACGGCAGAGGTTTTAAAGCTCGTTATTGGTGAGGCCGGTTCGATGATTATGAGTATCGGCGTAATTATCTCGGTGATGACAGGATGGCTCGCTTGGACCATGCTCTGTGCTGAGATCCCGATGGCTGCTTCTGAAAATGGAACCTTCCCTAAATTCCTCTCCATTAAAAATGGTCGCGGCGCAGCGAAATACTCCCTCTTGATTAGTAGTGCCATTATGCAGATTGCGATGATTTTGGTCTACTTCTCCAAAAATGCTTGGAACACAATGGTTGATATTACCTCGGTGATGGTGATTCCGGCATATCTTGCAACCACACTCTTCCTCTTTAAATATGCCCTAAAAGGGGATAATGAGGTGATTAAGAAGCGGAGAATCTTAGCGCTTATGAGTGGTTTGGTCGGCTTTCTCTTCTGTGCCTTTATGCTCTATGCGAGTAATCCGCTCTATGTTGCTGTCATTCCATTACTATTAACGCTCGGTGTCCCGCTCTATATCTGGGCGAAAAAGGAGAGTCGTACAACACAAAATGGGACAATTGAAACAACCGAGGCTCAAAAGGAAAAAGAGCGACTCTTTAGACGAGATGAACTCCTCTATCTTATCCTGCTTCTCATTTTAGATGCCGTTGCCGTAACGGCACTATTTCTGATGCTCTTTAAGCATTAA